A DNA window from Mycolicibacter terrae contains the following coding sequences:
- a CDS encoding bifunctional adenosylcobinamide kinase/adenosylcobinamide-phosphate guanylyltransferase — protein sequence MEILLLGTGSADGWPNPFCRCASCRWAVDTGEIRAQTAALVDDVLLLDCGPEAPRSAMRHGRSLAPVRHILFTHGHPDHVGPAALLMRHWAGTAEPLDVVGPASALDQCRDWVGPDDPVRFVEVGPGDDVHLGAYRVRVLAAAHGSDIGGDAVLYDLESVGGRIFWATDTGPLPEETHAAVAGAAFDAVFLEETFGNHTGHGTEHHDLPAFAATVATLRRSGAIVEATEVVAVHLSHHNFTGSKLAAALMDSGARPGRDGEIVGASRPAQRRTLVLGGARSGKSAHAEALLAGEPAVTYLATGGMREGDPEWAERIRLHRGRRPHSWRTVETVDIADTLLTAETPVLLDCLGTWLTARMDLRRAWDDGGLDGVHADIDELVAAWRACPVRAVAVSNEVGSGVVPPTASGRLFRDLLGVLNARIATESDEVLLMVAGRPLRLPAQ from the coding sequence ATGGAGATCCTGCTTTTGGGCACCGGCAGCGCCGACGGCTGGCCCAATCCGTTCTGCCGGTGTGCTTCCTGCCGGTGGGCGGTCGACACCGGGGAGATCCGCGCCCAGACCGCCGCACTGGTCGACGACGTCCTGCTGCTCGACTGCGGCCCCGAGGCGCCACGCTCCGCGATGCGTCACGGCCGGTCGCTGGCGCCGGTGCGCCACATCCTGTTCACCCACGGACACCCCGACCACGTCGGCCCGGCAGCGCTGCTGATGCGGCACTGGGCCGGGACCGCCGAGCCGCTGGACGTGGTCGGACCGGCCAGTGCCCTGGATCAGTGCCGGGATTGGGTGGGCCCGGACGATCCGGTGCGCTTCGTCGAGGTGGGGCCCGGCGACGACGTGCATCTGGGTGCCTACCGGGTCCGGGTGCTGGCCGCCGCACACGGGTCCGACATCGGCGGTGACGCGGTGCTCTACGACCTGGAATCCGTTGGCGGCCGGATCTTCTGGGCCACCGACACCGGCCCCCTGCCCGAGGAGACGCACGCCGCGGTCGCCGGTGCCGCCTTCGATGCGGTGTTCCTGGAGGAGACGTTCGGCAACCACACCGGGCACGGCACCGAACACCATGATCTGCCTGCCTTCGCGGCAACCGTGGCGACGTTGCGACGATCCGGCGCCATTGTCGAGGCCACCGAGGTCGTCGCCGTCCATCTGAGTCATCACAACTTTACCGGCTCGAAATTAGCTGCAGCACTGATGGATTCAGGTGCTCGCCCGGGGCGTGACGGCGAGATTGTGGGTGCGTCCCGGCCGGCTCAACGGCGCACCTTGGTGCTCGGTGGCGCCCGGTCGGGGAAATCCGCGCACGCCGAAGCGCTGCTGGCAGGAGAACCCGCGGTCACCTACCTGGCCACCGGCGGTATGCGCGAGGGCGATCCGGAGTGGGCCGAGCGAATCCGGCTGCACCGGGGCAGGCGCCCGCACTCCTGGCGCACCGTGGAGACCGTCGACATCGCCGATACGCTGCTCACCGCCGAAACCCCGGTGTTACTGGATTGTTTGGGCACCTGGCTCACCGCCCGGATGGACCTGCGCCGAGCCTGGGACGACGGTGGGCTCGACGGCGTGCACGCCGACATCGACGAGCTGGTGGCGGCCTGGCGGGCCTGCCCCGTGCGGGCGGTGGCGGTCAGCAACGAAGTCGGCAGCGGCGTGGTTCCGCCCACCGCCTCCGGCCGGTTGTTCCGCGACCTGCTCGGAGTGCTCAACGCGCGGATCGCCACCGAGTCCGACGAGGTGCTGCTGATGGTGGCCGGGCGACCGCTCAGACTCCCTGCGCAGTGA
- the groL gene encoding chaperonin GroEL (60 kDa chaperone family; promotes refolding of misfolded polypeptides especially under stressful conditions; forms two stacked rings of heptamers to form a barrel-shaped 14mer; ends can be capped by GroES; misfolded proteins enter the barrel where they are refolded when GroES binds), with protein sequence MAKQIAYDEEARRGLERGLNALADAVKVTLGPKGRNVVLEKKWGAPTITNDGVSIAKEIELEDPYEKIGAELVKEVAKKTDDVAGDGTTTATVLAQALVKEGLRNVAAGANPLALKRGIEKAVEKVSETLLKDAKEVETKEQIAATAGISAGDQSIGDLIAEAMDKVGNEGVITVEESNTFGLQLELTEGMRFDKGYISGYFVTDADRQEAVLEDPYILLVSSKISTVKDLLPLLEKVIQGGKPLLIIAEDVEGEALSTLVVNKIRGTFKSVAVKAPGFGDRRKAMLQDMAILTGGQVISEEVGLSLETADIALLGKARKIVVTKDETTIVEGAGDSEAIAGRVSQIRAEIENSDSDYDREKLQERLAKLAGGVAVIKAGAATEVELKERKHRIEDAVRNAKAAVEEGIVAGGGVTLLQVAPSLDELKLEGDEATGANIVKVALEAPLKQIAFNAGLEPGVVAEKVRNSPAGTGLNAATGVYEDLLKAGVADPVKVTRSALQNAASIAALFLTTEAVVADKPEKSAAPAGDPTGGMGGMDF encoded by the coding sequence ATGGCCAAGCAAATTGCGTATGACGAAGAGGCCCGTCGCGGCCTCGAGCGGGGCCTGAACGCCCTCGCCGACGCGGTCAAGGTGACGCTCGGTCCCAAGGGCCGCAACGTTGTCCTGGAGAAGAAGTGGGGCGCCCCCACGATCACCAACGATGGTGTGTCCATCGCCAAGGAGATCGAGCTGGAGGACCCCTACGAGAAGATCGGCGCCGAGCTGGTCAAAGAGGTCGCCAAGAAGACCGACGATGTCGCCGGTGACGGCACCACCACGGCCACCGTGCTGGCACAGGCGCTGGTCAAGGAAGGCCTGCGCAACGTGGCCGCCGGCGCCAACCCGCTGGCCCTGAAGCGCGGCATCGAGAAGGCCGTCGAGAAGGTCTCCGAGACCCTGCTGAAGGACGCCAAGGAGGTCGAGACCAAGGAGCAGATCGCGGCTACCGCCGGGATCTCCGCGGGCGACCAGTCCATCGGTGACCTGATCGCCGAGGCGATGGACAAGGTCGGCAACGAGGGTGTCATCACCGTCGAGGAGTCCAACACCTTCGGCCTGCAGCTGGAGCTCACCGAGGGTATGCGCTTCGACAAGGGCTACATCTCGGGTTACTTCGTCACCGACGCCGACCGTCAGGAAGCGGTTCTCGAGGACCCCTACATCCTGCTGGTCAGCTCCAAGATCTCGACGGTCAAGGACCTGCTCCCACTGCTGGAGAAGGTCATTCAGGGCGGTAAGCCGCTGCTGATCATCGCCGAGGACGTCGAGGGCGAGGCCCTGTCCACCCTGGTGGTCAACAAGATCCGCGGCACCTTCAAGTCCGTCGCCGTCAAGGCCCCGGGCTTCGGTGACCGCCGCAAGGCGATGCTGCAGGACATGGCGATCCTCACCGGTGGTCAGGTCATCAGCGAAGAGGTCGGTCTGTCGCTCGAGACCGCCGACATCGCGCTGCTGGGTAAGGCCCGCAAGATCGTCGTCACCAAGGACGAGACCACCATCGTCGAGGGCGCTGGTGACTCGGAGGCCATCGCCGGCCGGGTGTCGCAGATCCGCGCCGAGATCGAGAACAGCGACTCCGACTACGACCGGGAGAAGCTGCAGGAGCGGCTGGCCAAGCTGGCCGGCGGCGTCGCGGTCATCAAGGCCGGGGCTGCCACCGAGGTGGAGCTCAAGGAGCGCAAGCACCGCATCGAGGACGCGGTGCGCAACGCCAAGGCCGCCGTGGAGGAGGGCATCGTCGCCGGTGGTGGCGTGACCCTGCTTCAGGTCGCTCCGTCGCTGGACGAGCTCAAGCTCGAGGGTGACGAGGCCACCGGCGCCAACATCGTCAAGGTGGCGCTGGAGGCCCCGCTGAAGCAGATCGCCTTCAACGCCGGCCTGGAGCCGGGCGTGGTGGCCGAGAAGGTGCGCAACTCGCCCGCCGGGACCGGCCTCAACGCCGCCACCGGGGTGTACGAGGACCTGCTCAAGGCAGGCGTCGCCGACCCGGTGAAGGTGACCCGCTCGGCGCTGCAGAACGCGGCGTCCATCGCGGCACTGTTCCTGACCACCGAGGCCGTGGTCGCCGACAAGCCGGAGAAGTCGGCCGCACCCGCGGGCGACCCGACCGGTGGCATGGGCGGCATGGACTTCTAA
- a CDS encoding TetR/AcrR family transcriptional regulator, whose protein sequence is MTQPTRPLRADAARNRARILEVAYETFAAEGLSVPIDEIARRAGVGAGTIYRHFPTKEELFQAVIQDRVRRVTDNGYALLESEAPGTAMFTFLRSIVLQWGATDRGLVEALAGAGIDIAEFAPDTEAAFLAVLDELLQAAQQAGTARHDIDVPEVKAILVGCQAMQSYNSALAERVTEVVIDGLRPPQ, encoded by the coding sequence GTGACTCAGCCCACCCGGCCACTGCGCGCCGACGCGGCGCGCAACCGCGCGCGCATCCTGGAAGTGGCCTACGAAACCTTTGCCGCCGAAGGCTTGTCGGTGCCCATCGACGAGATCGCCCGGCGTGCCGGAGTCGGTGCCGGGACCATCTACCGGCACTTCCCCACCAAGGAGGAGTTGTTTCAGGCGGTCATCCAGGACCGGGTGCGGCGTGTCACCGACAACGGCTACGCCCTGCTGGAATCCGAGGCGCCCGGAACGGCGATGTTCACCTTTCTCCGGTCGATCGTCCTGCAGTGGGGCGCGACCGACCGCGGGCTGGTTGAGGCGCTGGCCGGCGCCGGAATCGACATCGCGGAGTTCGCGCCCGACACGGAGGCTGCGTTCTTGGCGGTGCTTGACGAGCTGCTACAGGCGGCTCAGCAGGCGGGTACCGCGCGACACGACATCGACGTCCCCGAAGTGAAGGCGATCCTGGTCGGATGCCAGGCGATGCAGTCCTACAACTCTGCATTGGCCGAACGTGTGACCGAGGTCGTCATCGACGGTTTGCGCCCGCCGCAATAG
- a CDS encoding SDR family NAD(P)-dependent oxidoreductase, whose protein sequence is MAKWTAADIPDQNGRVVVITGANTGLGFETAAALAERGAHVVLAVRNLDKGKDAEALIRQRSPGASVALQELDLTSLDSVRTAAAQLRSEHDRIDLLVNNAGVMWTPKSTTKDGFELQFGTNHLGHFAFTGLLLDRLLPVAGSRVVTVSSLGHRLRADIHFDDLQWEHGYSRVAAYGQSKLANLLFTYELQRRLASQPTTIATAAHPGGSRTELTRNLPAWAAGLTLLVEPLFQDAAMGALPTLRAASDPQALGGQYFGPDGFAQGRGYPKVVGSSRKSHDVGTQKRLWNVSEELTGVVFPV, encoded by the coding sequence ATGGCCAAGTGGACAGCCGCCGATATTCCCGACCAGAACGGTCGTGTCGTCGTCATCACCGGCGCCAACACCGGCCTCGGCTTCGAGACCGCCGCCGCGCTCGCCGAGCGGGGGGCGCACGTGGTGCTGGCGGTGCGCAATCTCGACAAGGGCAAGGACGCCGAGGCCTTGATCCGGCAGCGCAGCCCGGGTGCCAGCGTTGCGTTGCAGGAACTCGACCTCACATCGCTGGACTCCGTTCGCACCGCCGCCGCGCAGTTGCGCTCCGAGCATGACCGCATCGATCTGCTGGTCAACAACGCCGGCGTGATGTGGACGCCGAAGTCGACCACCAAGGACGGCTTCGAGTTGCAGTTCGGCACCAACCACCTGGGCCACTTCGCCTTCACCGGCCTGCTGCTGGACCGGCTGCTGCCGGTCGCCGGCTCCCGGGTCGTGACCGTCAGCAGCCTCGGTCACCGCCTCCGTGCCGACATCCACTTCGATGACCTGCAGTGGGAGCACGGCTACAGTCGCGTCGCCGCCTATGGGCAGTCCAAGCTGGCCAACTTGCTGTTCACCTACGAACTGCAGCGACGGCTGGCCTCGCAGCCGACGACGATCGCCACGGCCGCGCATCCCGGGGGTTCCCGGACCGAGCTGACCCGCAACCTGCCCGCCTGGGCTGCCGGGTTGACGCTGCTGGTCGAGCCGCTGTTCCAGGACGCGGCCATGGGCGCCCTGCCGACGCTGCGTGCTGCCAGCGACCCGCAGGCGCTCGGCGGGCAGTACTTCGGGCCGGACGGCTTCGCGCAAGGACGCGGCTACCCGAAAGTGGTGGGCTCCAGCCGCAAGTCCCATGACGTCGGCACGCAGAAGCGGCTGTGGAACGTCTCCGAGGAGCTGACCGGGGTGGTCTTTCCGGTATAG
- a CDS encoding M24 family metallopeptidase, with the protein MSTPEEPESVRVERLLDAQTKAAALFDEIERRGMIRPGVGEQQLSEEIAGLAAERFGVTRHWHRRVVRAGENTLLAFHAHPPDRVIVDDDIVYLDLGPIFSEWEADFGRTFVLGADPDKLALRDALPGVWQAGREFFDAHAEITGAQLYDHVVGLARDRGYEFGAPIAGHLLGEFPHKKISGDEAQFYVTPGSDHPMRRTDRTGRVCHWILEVHLVNRARGFGGFYEELLDVG; encoded by the coding sequence GTGTCCACCCCGGAGGAGCCGGAATCCGTCCGCGTCGAGCGGCTGCTCGACGCGCAGACCAAAGCCGCGGCGCTGTTCGACGAGATCGAGCGCCGCGGCATGATCCGCCCCGGTGTCGGCGAGCAGCAACTCTCCGAGGAGATCGCCGGCCTGGCCGCCGAGCGATTCGGGGTGACGCGGCACTGGCACCGCCGGGTGGTGCGCGCCGGAGAGAACACCCTGCTGGCGTTTCACGCCCATCCGCCGGATCGCGTCATCGTCGACGACGACATCGTCTACCTCGATCTGGGGCCGATCTTCTCGGAGTGGGAGGCCGATTTCGGCCGCACCTTCGTGCTCGGCGCTGACCCGGACAAGCTGGCGCTGCGCGACGCCCTGCCCGGGGTGTGGCAGGCCGGGCGGGAGTTCTTCGACGCCCACGCCGAGATCACCGGCGCGCAGCTCTACGACCACGTGGTCGGATTGGCGCGGGACCGGGGCTACGAGTTCGGCGCCCCGATCGCCGGGCATCTGCTGGGGGAGTTCCCGCACAAGAAGATCTCCGGGGACGAGGCGCAGTTCTACGTCACGCCCGGGTCCGATCACCCGATGCGACGGACCGACCGCACCGGCCGGGTCTGTCACTGGATCCTCGAGGTGCACCTGGTGAACCGGGCCCGCGGGTTCGGCGGTTTCTACGAGGAACTGCTCGACGTGGGGTGA
- a CDS encoding DEAD/DEAH box helicase produces the protein MRADAAPSTRALRGWQRRALVRYLTAKPRDFLMVATPGAGKTTFALRIVAELLADRTVERITIVVPTEHLKVQWATAAAEHGVALDPRFSNSDARTSSEYHGVVVTYAQVASHPTRHRVRTEAAKTLVIFDEIHHGGDAKSWGDGIREAFSDATRRLALTGTPFRSDDSPIPFVNYEPDGSGALRSVADESYGYTDALADGVVRPVVFMAYSGEARWRDSAGEEYSARLGEPLTAEHTARAWRTALDPTGEWMPAVITAADTRLRQLRDGGMADAGGMVIASDQKTARAYAKLLTTLTGEAPTVVLSDDAGASDKIAQFSAATSRWLVAVRMVSEGVDVPRLAVGVYATSASTPLFFAQAIGRFVRSRRPGETASIFLPSVPSLLQLASELEAQRNHVLGKPHRESERDEFAEAERRRDEPSELENTFESLGADAELDQVIFDGQSYGTAVTSGPAGSEEEADYLGIPGLLDADQMRDLLRRRQEEQLDRRSKVAGAPVPVTTHGQLRALRHELNALVSAAHHRLGKPHGWIHNELRRICGGPPVAAATSDQLRARIEAIRQL, from the coding sequence GTGCGGGCTGACGCAGCGCCCAGCACCCGGGCTTTGCGGGGCTGGCAACGGCGGGCGCTGGTGCGGTATCTGACCGCCAAACCGCGTGATTTCCTGATGGTGGCCACCCCCGGCGCCGGCAAGACGACGTTCGCGCTGCGCATCGTGGCCGAGCTGCTGGCCGACCGGACCGTCGAGCGCATCACGATCGTGGTGCCCACCGAACACCTGAAGGTGCAGTGGGCGACGGCGGCCGCCGAACACGGCGTCGCGCTGGATCCGCGGTTTTCCAACTCCGATGCCCGGACCAGTTCGGAGTACCACGGCGTCGTCGTCACCTACGCGCAGGTCGCCAGCCACCCGACCCGGCACCGGGTGCGCACCGAGGCCGCGAAAACCCTGGTGATCTTCGACGAGATCCACCACGGCGGCGACGCCAAGAGCTGGGGTGACGGCATCCGGGAGGCGTTCTCCGATGCCACCCGCCGGCTGGCGCTGACCGGCACCCCGTTCCGCAGCGACGACAGTCCCATCCCGTTCGTCAACTACGAGCCCGACGGCAGCGGTGCGCTGCGCTCGGTGGCCGACGAGAGCTACGGCTACACCGACGCGCTGGCCGACGGTGTGGTGCGCCCGGTGGTGTTCATGGCCTACTCGGGTGAGGCCCGCTGGCGCGACAGTGCCGGCGAGGAGTACTCGGCCCGGCTCGGCGAGCCGTTGACCGCCGAGCACACCGCCCGCGCCTGGCGCACCGCGCTGGATCCGACCGGGGAATGGATGCCGGCGGTCATCACCGCCGCGGACACCCGGCTGCGCCAGCTGCGGGACGGCGGCATGGCCGACGCCGGCGGCATGGTGATCGCCTCGGATCAGAAGACGGCCCGGGCCTACGCCAAGCTGCTGACCACGCTCACCGGCGAGGCCCCCACCGTGGTGCTCTCCGACGACGCGGGCGCCTCGGACAAGATCGCGCAGTTCTCCGCGGCCACCAGTCGCTGGCTGGTGGCGGTGCGGATGGTCTCCGAAGGGGTCGACGTGCCGCGGCTGGCGGTCGGCGTCTACGCGACCAGCGCGTCCACCCCGCTGTTCTTCGCGCAGGCGATCGGCCGGTTCGTCCGGTCACGTCGACCCGGAGAGACCGCCAGCATCTTTCTGCCGTCGGTGCCGTCGCTGCTGCAGCTGGCCAGTGAGCTCGAGGCGCAGCGCAATCATGTGCTGGGCAAGCCGCACCGGGAGTCCGAACGCGACGAGTTCGCCGAGGCCGAGCGCCGGCGTGACGAACCCTCCGAGCTGGAGAACACCTTCGAGTCGCTGGGGGCCGACGCCGAGCTGGATCAGGTGATCTTCGACGGCCAGTCCTATGGCACCGCTGTGACTTCCGGCCCGGCCGGCAGCGAGGAAGAGGCCGACTACCTGGGCATCCCCGGGCTGCTGGACGCCGACCAGATGCGAGACCTGTTGCGGCGCCGCCAAGAAGAGCAGCTCGACCGGCGCTCGAAGGTCGCCGGGGCGCCGGTTCCGGTGACCACGCACGGGCAGCTGCGGGCGCTGCGCCACGAGCTCAACGCGCTGGTGTCGGCGGCGCATCATCGGCTCGGCAAACCGCACGGCTGGATCCACAACGAGTTGCGCCGGATCTGCGGTGGCCCGCCGGTGGCGGCGGCCACGTCGGATCAGCTGCGGGCGCGGATCGAGGCCATCCGGCAGCTGTAG
- a CDS encoding PGRS repeat-containing protein — protein MGIRRREQGNSRARTRRRDRAVGAAASVGAFLAFGMAPLASAPAANADFDDLLADLFDPTAWGNLSNDFDGLFTGSDWDLSGSADASGAELAQMWDTYVYMPLHDMMQDWINSDFGSSVNGMINQLFAPFTEGFCGMICNGVDGTQADPDGGNGGLWFGDGGDGWSSTVDELAGGNGGHAGGIGNGGDGGAGGLGADGGNGGHGGEMWGNGGDGGAGGAATEILAAGNGGNGGSSGQAQDFFGMGAIGNGGDGGIGGAGWNGTTGSFANNGDGTGANGSNGGNGGNGGAGSSILGIGGNGGTGGAAGNGGNGATGSAANVNGGAGGNGAAPGNGGKGGLGASLFGGSGSDGALGGGGNGGDGGDGYDAATDGSALAGTAGGNGGAGGNGGAYGNGGSGGAGGNGANGAAGAAGTATDLDGGNGTEGGLGGSGGSGGSGGANAGDGGVGGAGGAGGNGGKGGDGVQGTDGADAEAGSGADGGNGTDGGSGGNGGAGANGGAGGAGGAALADGYSNGAVGAGGVGGNGGAAGNAGDGGDGGAGAAGGTGTTAGSGGNGGNAGDAGTAGGAGTGGLSGDGTTAAADGTAGAAATGVGNGGNGGNGANGQVIDTGTGAIAQDGGSGGAGGAAGLVGNGGRGGAGGNGVDGTGGNPPAQNIPPAAGNGADAPVNEGTPGGVGTTGGNGSAGTSPGQAGGAGGTGETYFSPESDATGGNGGSGGTGGLGAAGGAGGLGGTVFGAEDPEVDGTGGVGGTGGDGGAGGVGGDGGNGGNGDVNGGIGTGGAGGAGGNGGTGAAGGNGGTGGYGDTSGAGNAAGGAGGDGGNGGDGASGTSGSSGGAGGAGGAGGTVSGVGGDGGVGGSGGNGADGDVGGSGGNGGDGGLASNGVVSTGGDAGDGGDGGDGGDGGNGGNGGNGGAAGSGADGAGTAGAGGAAGTAGVGADGGAAGAGGAGGTAASPGGTTVIDGAAGDDGSAGAQGNDGTAGTAGQPGAPAGQP, from the coding sequence ATGGGTATTCGTCGGCGTGAACAGGGGAACAGTCGGGCGAGGACACGTCGGCGAGACCGCGCGGTAGGTGCCGCCGCCTCGGTCGGGGCGTTCCTGGCGTTCGGGATGGCGCCGTTGGCGTCGGCGCCGGCGGCCAATGCCGACTTCGATGACTTGCTGGCAGATCTGTTCGACCCGACTGCGTGGGGCAACCTGTCCAACGATTTCGACGGACTGTTCACCGGCTCGGACTGGGATCTGTCCGGTTCGGCCGACGCGTCAGGGGCGGAGCTGGCCCAGATGTGGGACACCTACGTCTACATGCCGCTGCACGACATGATGCAGGACTGGATCAACTCTGACTTCGGTTCGAGCGTCAACGGGATGATCAACCAGCTGTTCGCTCCGTTCACCGAGGGCTTCTGCGGGATGATCTGTAACGGCGTCGATGGCACGCAGGCCGATCCCGATGGTGGTAACGGCGGTCTGTGGTTCGGCGACGGTGGTGATGGCTGGTCGTCGACGGTGGACGAGCTGGCCGGTGGTAACGGCGGGCATGCCGGCGGGATCGGCAATGGCGGCGACGGCGGCGCCGGTGGCCTGGGGGCCGACGGCGGCAACGGTGGTCACGGCGGCGAGATGTGGGGCAACGGCGGCGACGGTGGCGCCGGCGGGGCCGCGACTGAGATTTTGGCGGCTGGTAACGGCGGCAATGGCGGGTCTTCGGGTCAGGCCCAGGACTTCTTCGGCATGGGTGCGATCGGCAACGGCGGCGACGGCGGTATCGGCGGCGCGGGCTGGAACGGGACGACCGGGTCGTTCGCCAACAACGGCGACGGCACCGGTGCCAACGGCAGCAACGGCGGCAACGGCGGCAACGGTGGCGCCGGTTCGTCGATCCTGGGCATCGGCGGCAACGGTGGCACCGGTGGTGCGGCCGGCAACGGCGGAAATGGCGCGACCGGTAGCGCGGCGAACGTCAACGGCGGCGCGGGCGGCAACGGCGCGGCGCCAGGCAACGGCGGCAAGGGCGGCCTGGGAGCGAGCTTGTTCGGCGGCAGCGGCAGCGACGGCGCCCTCGGCGGCGGCGGCAACGGCGGTGACGGCGGCGACGGCTATGACGCGGCCACCGATGGCAGTGCGCTGGCCGGCACGGCCGGCGGCAACGGCGGCGCCGGTGGCAACGGCGGCGCCTACGGCAACGGTGGCAGCGGCGGGGCCGGCGGCAACGGTGCGAACGGCGCCGCGGGTGCCGCGGGCACTGCCACCGACCTCGACGGCGGCAACGGTACCGAGGGCGGCCTCGGCGGTAGTGGCGGTAGTGGTGGCTCGGGCGGAGCCAACGCCGGTGATGGCGGTGTCGGTGGTGCCGGTGGCGCGGGCGGTAACGGCGGTAAGGGCGGCGACGGCGTTCAGGGCACCGACGGCGCCGACGCCGAAGCCGGCAGTGGCGCCGACGGCGGTAACGGCACCGACGGTGGCAGCGGCGGTAACGGCGGTGCCGGTGCGAACGGCGGTGCCGGCGGTGCCGGTGGTGCGGCACTGGCCGACGGGTACAGCAACGGTGCCGTGGGTGCGGGCGGCGTCGGCGGCAACGGCGGAGCCGCGGGCAACGCCGGTGACGGCGGGGATGGCGGCGCCGGCGCGGCGGGCGGAACCGGAACCACGGCCGGCAGCGGCGGCAACGGCGGCAACGCCGGCGACGCGGGAACGGCCGGCGGCGCCGGCACCGGCGGGCTCAGCGGTGACGGCACCACCGCAGCCGCCGACGGCACGGCCGGTGCTGCGGCCACCGGGGTCGGCAACGGCGGCAACGGCGGCAACGGCGCCAACGGTCAGGTGATCGACACCGGTACCGGCGCCATCGCCCAGGACGGCGGCAGCGGCGGTGCCGGCGGTGCGGCCGGGCTGGTCGGCAACGGTGGCCGGGGTGGCGCCGGCGGTAACGGCGTGGACGGCACCGGTGGCAACCCACCGGCCCAGAACATTCCGCCGGCTGCCGGAAACGGCGCCGACGCACCGGTGAACGAGGGGACGCCGGGCGGTGTCGGCACCACCGGCGGTAACGGCAGCGCGGGAACCTCACCCGGCCAGGCCGGTGGTGCCGGCGGTACCGGCGAGACGTACTTCAGCCCAGAAAGCGACGCCACCGGCGGCAACGGCGGGTCCGGCGGCACGGGTGGGCTCGGCGCGGCCGGCGGGGCCGGCGGCTTGGGCGGCACTGTGTTCGGTGCCGAGGATCCGGAGGTCGATGGCACCGGTGGTGTCGGCGGCACCGGCGGCGACGGCGGGGCCGGCGGCGTGGGTGGCGACGGCGGCAACGGCGGGAATGGCGACGTCAACGGCGGCATCGGTACCGGCGGTGCGGGTGGTGCCGGCGGGAATGGCGGCACCGGGGCCGCCGGCGGCAACGGCGGCACCGGCGGTTACGGCGACACTTCCGGCGCGGGCAACGCCGCCGGTGGTGCCGGGGGCGACGGCGGTAACGGCGGCGATGGCGCCAGCGGCACCAGCGGCAGCAGCGGCGGGGCCGGTGGCGCCGGCGGGGCCGGCGGCACGGTGAGTGGTGTCGGTGGTGACGGCGGCGTGGGCGGCAGCGGCGGTAACGGCGCGGACGGCGACGTCGGTGGCTCCGGCGGTAACGGTGGTGACGGCGGCTTGGCCAGTAACGGCGTGGTGTCCACCGGAGGCGACGCCGGTGACGGCGGTGATGGCGGTGATGGCGGTGACGGCGGCAACGGCGGTAACGGCGGCAACGGCGGGGCCGCGGGCAGCGGAGCCGACGGCGCCGGCACCGCGGGTGCCGGCGGGGCCGCAGGTACGGCTGGTGTCGGCGCGGACGGTGGGGCGGCCGGCGCAGGCGGCGCCGGTGGGACCGCGGCCAGCCCAGGCGGCACCACCGTCATCGACGGCGCCGCCGGAGACGACGGCAGCGCCGGTGCTCAGGGCAACGACGGCACCGCCGGCACCGCCGGTCAGCCCGGCGCCCCCGCCGGTCAGCCCTGA